Proteins from one Plodia interpunctella isolate USDA-ARS_2022_Savannah chromosome 7, ilPloInte3.2, whole genome shotgun sequence genomic window:
- the LOC128671377 gene encoding LOW QUALITY PROTEIN: piggyBac transposable element-derived protein 2-like (The sequence of the model RefSeq protein was modified relative to this genomic sequence to represent the inferred CDS: deleted 2 bases in 1 codon), with the protein MGIVIMPSYKDYWSTSYRYAKITDIMSLKRFQRQQVRRFIHFIDNTQADLSDRYYKQRPLIDSIRNQCLSVEEENAFSIDKMVIPYKGKKAGSRRHMLYGGDDTFRGIHFTEEEESLGIGSKVVIALCKTEKKKASTIYFDNYFTSLELVYILRENYGLFSLGIVRQNRLKDAGNKMVSEKILKKKGRGSFSQVVCNENKISVVKWFDNKQVTLVSSYTDAYPLEKIKRCCKESKGRVDVTCPQIVKHYNRHMGGVDLADMLISLYRTGIKSHRWYMNFFSQLLDICINNAWLLRRRHNKMKHTVPLKDGLKKFRYEVYAGLLKRDRTAAVKQTESVSENKKTKKPVAE; encoded by the exons AAAGATTACTGGAGTACATCCTACCGTTATGCTAAAATTACAGATATAATGTCACTAAAAAGATTC CAAAGACAGCAAGTTAGaagatttatacattttatagataataCCCAAGCTGATTTGTCTGatagatattacaaacaacGACCTTTGATTGACAGTATTCGAAACCAATGTTTGTCTGTAGAAGAAGAAAATGCTTTCAGCATCGACAAAATGGTCATTCCATACAAAGGTAAGAAGGCAGGTAGTCGTCGGCATATGCTTTACGGAGGGGATGATACCTTCAGAGGCATACACTTTACAGAAGAGGAAGAAAGTTTGGGAATAGGTAGTAAAGTGGTCATAGCGCTTTGTAAAACAGAGAAGAAGAAGGCtagtactatttattttgacaattatttcACATCTTTGGAGTTGGTTTATATATTACGGGAGAATTATGGATTATTTAGCTTGGGAATCGTTCGTCAAAATAGATTGAAAGATGCTGGGAATAAAATGGTTTCAGAgaagattttgaaaaagaaaggaAGAGGGTCGTTTTCGCAAGTAGTCTGCAATGAAAATAAGATAAGTGTGGTGAAGTGGTTTGATAATAAACAAGTAACGCTAGTAAGTTCCTATACAGATGCATATCCattggaaaaaattaaaagatgtTGTAAAGAATCAAAGGGGCGGGTTGATGTCACCTGTCCGCAAATCGTCAAGCATTATAATCGCCATATGGGTGGCGTAGACTTGGCTGACATGTTAATTTCTTTGTATCGTACTGGAATAAAGTCACATAGGTGGTacatgaattttttttcacaactCTTAGATATCTGTATCAATAATGCTTGGCTGTTGCGGCGTagacataataaaatgaaacatacaGTACCATTGAAAGATGGTTTGAAGAAATTTCGGTATGAGGTTTATGCTGGTCTCTTGAAAAGGGATAGAACTGCTGCAGTAAAGCAAACTGAATCggtttctgaaaataaaaaaacaaagaaacccGTTGCAGAATGA